A genomic window from Salvia splendens isolate huo1 chromosome 11, SspV2, whole genome shotgun sequence includes:
- the LOC121754488 gene encoding uncharacterized protein LOC121754488: MDCGMNEQTDVADAADVGLNTQETVEEHADVHAVRGDLDDPELSSSSSDDILSDDSGRTEDGTAIISETDAEKANECRWEVSVTYMAHDDMWENRKWRGRHSREGHRNDRGHANFSSPMIALCIRHQLLKNAEFSAAAVRNFVHDKFHVVISYKKAWYAQRRALEIVFGGWEESFRDLPSYMLELQYRNPSTIVEWRHNELLSQGRTKVFYYVFWALGPAIHAFQECQPVLTIDGTHLRGRFKETGDSWEWFLDHVRIHVVKYEREVCIISDRHKGILKAMRSDEWKKPPICHHKFCLIHVRKNILTKLKGKGGKAKGMIWALGVTTQVRKYMRRRRALREESLVAIHELNKAKKENWSLCYDDELRWGVPSTNMSESYNNVLRGIRELPIRALVDLTFWRTVEWWANRKTEIQHTEGRLTPWARDKLDANDAKGQMHYCSVLDRELGHYQIRSRPRVEKGQAKGNDRQDAEFMDLKCSCGKWQMWRVPCSHACTVARDRGNSMFELIDKHDHKATWEAQYYGVSFQAPRHEDYWANPGWKLRITPEQLLPRKRGQGRTRRIPNQMDVRKEDELRAPRKCRNCGVEGHDRRNCTVGRVM; the protein is encoded by the exons ATGGATTGCGGTATGAATGAGCAAACAGATGTTGCAGATGCTGCTGATGTTGGATTGAATACTCAAGAGACTGTAGAAGAGCATGCTGATGTTCATGCTGTACGAGGAGACCTTGATGATCCAGAATTGTCGTCATCATCTTCTGATGatattttaagtgatgattccg GGAGGACAGAAGATGGGACAGCTATTATCAGCGAGACCGACGCTGAAAAAGCGAATGAATGTCGATGGGAAGTTTCTGTTACATACATGGCCCATGATGATATGTGGGAGAATAGGAAGTGGCGGGGACGCCATAGTCGTGAAGGCCATCGTAATGATAGAggacatgctaacttttcatcaccAATGATTGCTTTGTGTATTCGCCATCAGTTGCTAAAAAATGCCGAGTTCAGTGCCGCAGCCGTAAGAAATTTTGTTCATGACAAATTTCATGTGGTAATTagttataagaaggcatggTATGCACAGAGAAGGGCTTTAGAGATTGTGTTTGGTGGATGGGAGGAGTCATTTAGGGATTTGCCAAGCTACATGCTTGAACTGCAGTATAGGAATCCAAGCACAATCGTTGAGTGGAGGCATAACGAGTTGTTGAGCCAGGGTCGTACTAAAGTCTTCTATTACGTGTTCTGGGCACTTGGGCCTGCTATACATGCTTTCCAGGAGTGCCAACCTGTTTTAACAATAGACGGGACTCACCttcgaggaagatttaaag aaactgGCGACAGCTGGgagtggtttttggatcatgtcagGATTCATGTGGTGAAGTACGAAAGGGAGGTGTGCATCATTTCGGATAGGCATAAAGGAATCCTTAAGGCTATGCGTTCTGATGAATGGAAAAAGCCACCGATATgtcaccacaaattttgtttgatccATGTGAGGAAAAATATCTTAACAAAACTTAAGGGTAAGGGCGGTAAAGCGAAAGGCATGATATGGGCATTGGGTGTGACAACTCAAGTACGCAAGTACATGCGAAGGCGACGTGCACTACGGGAGGAAAGTCTTGTTGCGATACACGAGCTCAACAAAGCCAAAAAAGAGAATTGGTCTCTTTGTTACGATGATGAACTGAGATGGGGGGTGCCCTCAACAAACATGTCAGAGAGCTACAACAACGTGTTGAGAGGTATAAGAGAGCTGCCAATTAGAGCTTTGGTTGATCTGACATTTTGGAGAACAGTGGAATGGTGGGCAAATAGAAAGACAGAAATACAACATACCGAAGGTCGGTTGACCCCGTGGGCGAGGGACAAACTTGATGCGAATGATGCGAAGGGGCAAATGCATTACTGTTCAGTACTTGACCGAGAATTAGGTCATTACCAAATTCGAAGTCGTCCACGCGTTGAAAAGGGACAGGCAAAGGGCAATGATAGACAAGACGCCGAGTTCATGGATTTAAAGTGCAGTTGTggaaagtggcagatgtggagagttCCTTGTTCCCATGCGTGCACCGTTGCCAGAGATCGAGGTAACTCTATGTTTGAACTCATTGATAAACACGACCACAAAGCTACATGGGAAGCACAGTACTATGGTGTCTCATTTCAAGCGCCAAGACACGAAGACTATTGGGCAAATCCTGGATGGAAATTGCGTATCACACCTGAGCAGTTGCTTCCTCGAAAGCGCGGACAAGGCAGAACTAGGAGGATTCctaatcaaatggatgtccgCAAGGAAGATGAACTGAGAGCTCCCCGCAAGTGCAGGAATTGCGGCGTAGAGGGGCATGACCGTAGAAATTGCACAGTCGGTCGTGTTATGTAG